The Dreissena polymorpha isolate Duluth1 chromosome 10, UMN_Dpol_1.0, whole genome shotgun sequence genome includes a region encoding these proteins:
- the LOC127847914 gene encoding uncharacterized protein LOC127847914, with product MEDSDMSSSANLDAGNSAVTPGITVTSPEDGTVQSRELKSARMVFRRMDRKSIFTIVQMSKDPRIKSAIVQRGEVVANRWRKAALRAKIQSSTVPSSGSAQDRPKSKVTVNDIARLAVAERDSNIPSDTESDNDVPVEKFAF from the exons ATGGAGGATTCGGACATGAGCTCTTCCGCGAACCTCGATGCCGGAAACTCCGCCGTGACTCCGGGAATCACCGTGACGTCACCAGAAGATGGAACCGTCCAGAGCCGGGAGCTGAAATCCGCCCGGATGGTGTTCAGACGAATGGACCGCAAGAGTATCTTCACAATCGTACAGATGTCGAAGGATCCCAG AATCAAAAGTGCTATAGTACAACGGGGCGAAGTTGTCGCCAATAGATGGCGTAAAGCGGCCCTACGCGCCAAAATTCAAAGTTCCACTGTACCCTCATCCGGATCCGCACAAGACAGaccaaagagcaaggtcacggtcAATGACATCGCGCGCCTTGCAGTCGCCGAGAGGGACAGTAATATTCCGTCAGATACTGAGTCCGACAACGATGTTcctgtggagaaatttgcgttttag
- the LOC127848368 gene encoding L-rhamnose-binding lectin CSL2-like, protein MLLFGAGFATVLPMVFGLLRIRHSGDKAGCPDGEPMMILQANQLLECFRQCSKIAACKSFSFADRKCELFNASIVPGKGSGCYATEKPEYVMFCENQMYTLSCPLNLQLNIIGANYGRTRADYCPGPIQTTDCVLDSSLSKVQAACQGKNSCVISSNVEFFGKDPCYGTYKYVEVTYTCI, encoded by the exons ATGTTATTGTTTGGAGCAGGTTTTGCAACAG TGTTGCCCATGGTGTTCGGCCTCCTACGGATCCGGCACTCCGGGGACAAGGCTGGGTGTCCTGATGGCGAACCCATGATGATTCTTCAAGCTAATCAGTTATTGGAATGTTTTCGACAATGTAGCAAAATAGCTGCTTGCAAGTCGTTTTCGTTCGCTGACAGAAAGTGTGAGCTGTTTAATGCTTCTATTGTACCGGGCAAAGGAAGCGGGTGTTACGCTACAg agAAACCAGAATACGTTATGTTCTGCGAGAACCAAATGTACACCTTGTCCTGTCCACTCAACCTGCAACTGAACATCATCGGCGCCAACTATGGTCGGACAAGAGCAGATTACTGCCCAGGTCCGATTCAAACTACGGACTGCGTTCTAGACTCCAGCCTTTCTAAGGTCCAGGCTGCATGCCAAGGGAAGAATTCATGCGTGATTTCGTCAAATGTCGAGTTTTTCGGCAAGGACCCCTGTTATGGCACGTACAAATACGTCGAAGTGACTTATACGTGTATATAG